CCCAAAGCTGATGCTAATCATCCACCAATcagaaaagagtaaaaaaagagAGGACAAGTGGAAGCAAAGCATTATTGTTATGGAAATTAAAGGGATAAAATATGCAACTCctgtttaaaatgatcattctgTTCATCTTTGCTCTTTGATTTTCTACTTGAGTTTACAGAACTCAGCTTTGTTTCCATCATACCCGATCCAAAGTCCAGCATGTAGAGGCTGAGTGAAcgtggtctggactctgtggaggAGAGTCATAGTCTCAGAGACGCTGTAGAAGGACAGAATACCTGCTCTGTGATCCACGTACGCACCCAGTCTGTTAGACCGAGAACCTGAGACTGGAGTACGGACTTTGTTGTGCACAAATGTATAACTGTTGTTGTAGCAATCTAACATCCAGGATTTGTCATTTTGTCCAAATCCACACTCATCAGAGCGCCCTGATCTGCTGATATTCTTGTATGAAACTGCCACGCGAACCCCAGAACCAGCCCACTCCACCTCCCAGTAACAACGCTGAGACAGACTCTCTCTGCTCAGAACCTGATTCCAGCCAGTGAATCTGTCTGGGTGATTGGAATAACCCTGGCTAGTTAGTGTAACTGTTGCTTTTCTGTTCCCATCAGACAGTAAGACGTGATTGAACGCTGTGTTTGGGTCCAGAGTGATGTCACGTGAGAATCTTAAGAACTGAGCTCTGGTCTTGGGCTCTGGCGACAGCAAAACCTCCACATGAGTCACCGCCTGTGTGATGTTGGTCCACTTCTCTCTCAGAAGTTCTTGTAGTTGATCTCTGACTTCTGTTACAGCTGCTGTCACGTCCTCAAAGTATCTCAGAGGATGAAGGTCAGAGCTGAATGAGTCTGCAGATTGACTGATTTGTGACAGTGAGGGGTAGCTGTGTAGAAACTGGTTGTTGTCCTCCGTGTGTGACAGCGTCTCCAGCTCAGCGTCTTTCCTCTCCAGCTCAGCGATCTCCTTCTCCAACTTCTCCTGAAGCTCTTTGACTCGACTCACCTCGGCGTCCTGCTGGGATCGGACCTGCTGCTTCAGATCAGATCGTCTTTGCTCCATGAGACTGATCAGCTGGGTGAAGATCTTCTCACCATCCTCCACTGCTTTATCAGCGGAGCCATTGATAGCCTTCGCTTCCTGTTGGAGCAGCTTCACATCTTTCTGTCTGTCCTGGATTCTCTGCTGGATGTTCAGTCGACTCCCCTGgagctctctctgcctctcggCCCTCTCTGCCGCCACTGTGACAGTGTCGTGGCCTTTGTGTTCGTCCACAGAGCAGAGATAACAGATGGAGCGCTGATCAGTGCGACAGAACATCTTCATCACCTCATCGTGACGAGAGCAGACGTTCTCCTGGAGCTTCCTGGTCGGCTCCACCAGCTTGTGCTTTTCAAAGGCTGAAGATTTATGAA
This window of the Cheilinus undulatus linkage group 11, ASM1832078v1, whole genome shotgun sequence genome carries:
- the LOC121517274 gene encoding tripartite motif-containing protein 16-like isoform X3, translated to MAQKGAELDRDSFSCSICLDLLKEPVTIPCGHSYCMSCIKSHWDTEGEKKSYSCPQCRQTFTPRPVMLKSTMLAVIMEEMKKSGLLAAPDDHCYAGAEDVACDVCTGRKLKAQKSCLVCLVSFCEKHLQLHKSSAFEKHKLVEPTRKLQENVCSRHDEVMKMFCRTDQRSICYLCSVDEHKGHDTVTVAAERAERQRELQGSRLNIQQRIQDRQKDVKLLQQEAKAINGSADKAVEDGEKIFTQLISLMEQRRSDLKQQVRSQQDAEVSRVKELQEKLEKEIAELERKDAELETLSHTEDNNQFLHSYPSLSQISQSADSFSSDLHPLRYFEDVTAAVTEVRDQLQELLREKWTNITQAVTHVEVLLSPEPKTRAQFLRFSRDITLDPNTAFNHVLLSDGNRKATVTLTSQGYSNHPDRFTGWNQVLSRESLSQRCYWEVEWAGSGVRVAVSYKNISRSGRSDECGFGQNDKSWMLDCYNNSYTFVHNKVRTPVSGSRSNRLGAYVDHRAGILSFYSVSETMTLLHRVQTTFTQPLHAGLWIGAE